In the Vibrio gigantis genome, one interval contains:
- a CDS encoding diacylglycerol kinase → MTIENQGKPGNTGLKRIIKATGYSIQGLRAAFKYEAAIRQELVLLCAAIIALIWLDVSPIETVLMLGVVVLALIVELVNSAIEAVVDRVSVEHHELSGRAKDIGSAAVLVALLFAGFTWAFILISHYW, encoded by the coding sequence ATGACAATAGAAAACCAAGGAAAACCAGGAAATACCGGTCTGAAACGGATCATCAAAGCAACAGGATACTCAATTCAGGGCTTAAGAGCCGCATTCAAATATGAAGCTGCTATTCGACAAGAGCTGGTTTTACTGTGTGCTGCGATCATTGCGCTAATTTGGTTAGATGTCAGCCCTATAGAAACAGTTCTCATGTTGGGCGTTGTGGTTCTGGCGTTAATTGTCGAGTTGGTGAACTCTGCTATTGAGGCTGTTGTCGACCGAGTGAGTGTTGAGCACCATGAGCTTAGTGGCAGAGCCAAAGACATAGGCTCTGCAGCGGTACTTGTTGCTCTACTATTTGCTGGTTTTACTTGGGCTTTTATTCTGATCAGTCACTATTGGTAA
- a CDS encoding 3-deoxy-D-manno-octulosonic acid kinase, with protein sequence MIKKIHASNSVVWFDDQLLDHPPELVFDIEYWQGQEGVIGSATGRGTTWFVDTGKLPAALRHYRRGGLFGKLVQDSYWFSGWDKTRSYMEMQLLNDLIEAGVNVPKPIAARATKAGFSYRADLLSEKIAGATDLVDILTTTSLSAGLYREIGHQIAKMHCVGVNHTDLNIHNILIDKRDRIWIIDFDKCGYGKGSSWKPSNLDRLKRSFFKELNKRQIHWQEEEFDTLLAGYNDYFAK encoded by the coding sequence ATGATCAAAAAAATCCACGCAAGTAACTCTGTAGTATGGTTCGACGATCAGTTGCTGGATCATCCTCCTGAGTTAGTGTTTGATATCGAATACTGGCAAGGCCAAGAGGGTGTGATAGGCAGTGCAACAGGCCGAGGTACAACATGGTTTGTCGATACTGGGAAATTACCAGCAGCGCTTCGACACTATCGTCGCGGTGGTCTATTTGGTAAGTTGGTTCAAGATAGTTATTGGTTTAGTGGTTGGGATAAGACACGTAGCTATATGGAAATGCAGCTGCTTAATGATTTGATCGAAGCTGGTGTAAATGTTCCGAAACCTATCGCCGCGAGAGCGACCAAAGCTGGATTCTCATATCGAGCGGATTTGTTGAGTGAGAAGATTGCTGGTGCCACAGATCTTGTCGATATCCTAACAACAACCTCACTCTCGGCAGGCTTGTATCGTGAGATTGGACACCAAATAGCGAAGATGCACTGTGTGGGTGTTAATCATACCGATTTAAATATTCATAATATTCTCATCGATAAGCGCGATCGAATTTGGATTATCGATTTCGATAAGTGTGGTTATGGTAAAGGAAGCTCTTGGAAGCCATCCAACCTCGATCGTCTGAAGCGCTCTTTCTTTAAAGAGTTAAATAAACGTCAAATACATTGGCAAGAAGAGGAGTTCGATACTCTTCTTGCAGGATACAATGATTATTTTGCTAAATAG